The proteins below are encoded in one region of Shewanella algae:
- a CDS encoding MerR family transcriptional regulator, translating into MPTDNIANLSIGEVARLTGVNPVTLRAWQRRFGLVIPQRTPKGHRLYTQEQVQQIREILSWLEQGVAISKVKPLLSGQTEKQLQQENEDDDWLKFSSSLTEAALSLSSARFGRLLDEFSALYPIALCCRRLRHWLQVLDTQLDERLDGALVRSWLESRLAHYVGARSEQLLRQKPRWQLLYLPLGKQPAWSEILLQLELITRGVSLLPLNIEEPLEGQGLQLLAHRLPLQGLLLLPPSQLPGSSVKALFQLASALDYPLILSGDYVAAHANAFEHYAKELAMTEKGGKKDREPVKSPVLCSSNAAILALLAQAESASKQPEDK; encoded by the coding sequence ATGCCTACTGATAACATTGCCAACCTTTCCATCGGCGAAGTCGCCAGACTGACCGGGGTGAATCCTGTCACCTTGCGCGCCTGGCAGCGACGGTTTGGACTGGTTATCCCGCAGCGCACCCCCAAGGGCCATAGACTCTACACTCAGGAGCAGGTTCAGCAGATCCGTGAAATCCTCTCCTGGCTTGAGCAGGGCGTGGCCATCAGCAAGGTCAAGCCACTGCTCAGTGGCCAGACAGAAAAACAGCTGCAGCAAGAAAATGAAGACGACGACTGGCTGAAGTTCAGCAGCAGTCTCACCGAGGCGGCACTTTCTCTCAGTAGTGCCCGCTTTGGCCGCTTGCTGGATGAATTCAGTGCCCTCTATCCCATCGCCCTGTGTTGTCGGCGCCTGCGCCATTGGTTGCAAGTTTTGGACACCCAGCTCGATGAACGCCTCGACGGAGCGCTTGTCCGCAGTTGGCTCGAAAGCCGTCTGGCTCACTATGTCGGCGCCCGTAGCGAGCAGTTGCTGCGCCAGAAACCCCGCTGGCAACTTCTTTATCTGCCGCTTGGCAAGCAGCCGGCATGGAGTGAGATCTTGCTGCAACTGGAGCTTATCACCCGGGGTGTCAGCCTGTTGCCGCTCAATATAGAGGAGCCTTTGGAAGGCCAGGGGCTGCAACTCTTGGCACACAGGCTGCCGCTGCAGGGACTCTTGTTGCTGCCGCCTTCCCAGTTGCCCGGCAGCAGTGTCAAAGCCCTGTTCCAGCTGGCGAGTGCTTTGGATTATCCGCTGATCTTGAGCGGGGATTATGTGGCGGCTCATGCCAATGCCTTTGAGCACTATGCCAAGGAACTGGCTATGACTGAAAAAGGGGGCAAGAAGGACCGGGAGCCCGTCAAGAGTCCTGTGCTTTGCAGCAGCAATGCCGCCATATTGGCACTGCTGGCGCAGGCCGAGTCCGCCTCAAAACAACCGGAGGACAAGTAA
- the phrB gene encoding deoxyribodipyrimidine photo-lyase translates to MSQSLPNHVPSREKACVAIWFRSDLRTSDNQALWLACEAARAQDLPLRGFYIETPAQWQQHSVGPMQLDFIERSVNQLQRALASLGIAFDLLHCDDFSLVNATVEAYCQRQGVKQIFAGREVEINEQRRDQALAQLTRTIGVGLQFTDEHCLLPPGSVCTQGGEMYRVFTPFFRRWRELLGREAITPLPVPAPLAPALPEPAELSFKVSNQGSKQDSHHWPVGEGAARQRLDSFIANQLADYGQERDFPALDGTSCLSPYLAFGILSPRQCVAALLNRFPEAMAEDNSPGRSWLAELAWREFYRHLLHAWPQLCMGRNFNVLGDDIVWRNDPQEFAAWCEGRTGYPLVDAAMRQLNQTGWMHNRLRMVTASFLTKHLLVDWRWGEQYFRRTLIDGDLAANNGGWQWSAGTGCDAQPYFRIFNPMSQSEKFDPDASFIRRYLPELAHWPLKQIHHPGTAASSRFTEPSLFATAAYPPPIVEHSAARQRALTALAVLKKSA, encoded by the coding sequence ATGTCCCAGTCTTTGCCCAATCATGTGCCTTCCCGTGAAAAGGCCTGTGTTGCCATCTGGTTTCGCAGCGATCTGCGCACTTCAGATAACCAGGCTCTGTGGCTGGCGTGCGAAGCGGCAAGGGCCCAAGATCTGCCGCTGCGGGGTTTTTATATTGAGACTCCAGCGCAGTGGCAGCAGCACTCTGTTGGTCCCATGCAACTCGATTTCATCGAACGCAGCGTCAATCAACTGCAACGGGCGTTGGCATCTTTGGGGATAGCTTTTGATTTACTGCACTGTGACGATTTCTCTTTGGTGAATGCCACTGTCGAGGCGTATTGCCAACGCCAGGGCGTTAAGCAGATTTTTGCCGGGCGCGAGGTGGAGATTAACGAGCAGCGCCGGGATCAGGCGCTGGCGCAGCTTACCAGGACTATAGGGGTAGGCCTGCAGTTTACCGATGAGCACTGTTTGCTGCCGCCAGGGAGCGTTTGTACCCAAGGCGGCGAAATGTATCGGGTATTTACCCCCTTCTTTCGCCGCTGGCGTGAGCTGCTGGGAAGAGAGGCGATAACGCCGCTGCCGGTACCTGCGCCTCTGGCCCCGGCTTTACCCGAACCCGCAGAGCTGAGTTTTAAGGTCAGCAATCAAGGCAGTAAACAAGACAGCCATCACTGGCCAGTGGGTGAAGGGGCGGCCAGGCAGCGGCTCGATAGTTTTATTGCCAATCAGCTTGCCGATTACGGCCAGGAGCGGGATTTCCCGGCGCTCGATGGCACCAGTTGCCTGTCGCCCTATCTGGCGTTTGGTATTCTCAGCCCGCGGCAATGTGTGGCGGCGTTGCTCAATCGCTTCCCCGAGGCTATGGCAGAGGACAATAGTCCGGGTCGCAGCTGGCTGGCTGAGCTGGCCTGGCGCGAGTTTTACCGCCATCTGCTGCACGCCTGGCCCCAGCTGTGTATGGGCCGCAACTTCAACGTGCTCGGCGATGACATAGTCTGGCGGAACGACCCGCAAGAGTTTGCCGCCTGGTGCGAGGGCCGCACCGGTTATCCGCTGGTGGATGCCGCCATGCGTCAGCTAAACCAGACCGGCTGGATGCACAATCGGCTGCGAATGGTGACCGCCAGCTTCCTCACCAAACACCTATTGGTGGACTGGCGTTGGGGCGAGCAGTATTTTCGCCGCACCCTGATAGATGGCGACCTGGCGGCCAATAACGGCGGCTGGCAGTGGTCTGCCGGCACCGGCTGTGATGCCCAGCCCTATTTCAGGATCTTCAACCCCATGAGCCAGAGCGAAAAGTTCGACCCCGACGCCAGTTTTATCCGCCGTTATCTGCCTGAACTGGCGCACTGGCCGCTTAAGCAGATACACCATCCGGGCACAGCTGCATCGTCCCGCTTCACCGAGCCGAGTCTGTTTGCCACTGCGGCTTATCCGCCACCGATAGTCGAGCACAGCGCGGCGCGGCAAAGGGCGTTGACCGCCCTGGCCGTGTTGAAAAAGTCTGCCTGA
- a CDS encoding nuclear transport factor 2 family protein: MTSHSVTADIAPASLPASPQSQEIIQAFIALYQSLGPEQLPTLRHRLQAVYAPEICFCDPMHRLEGLEQLEQYFAGLYRNLTEIAFEITDVLPAGDQAAISWQMKYCHPKLNRGQSISVDGISLIKFGDKIHYHRDYLDLGQMLYEQLPLLGSVVRMVKGRASR, encoded by the coding sequence ATGACCAGCCACTCAGTCACTGCGGACATAGCACCCGCTTCACTGCCGGCATCGCCGCAGTCTCAGGAGATTATTCAGGCATTTATTGCCTTGTATCAATCCCTGGGCCCCGAGCAATTGCCCACATTGCGCCATAGGCTGCAGGCCGTCTACGCGCCTGAGATCTGTTTTTGCGATCCCATGCACCGACTGGAGGGGCTTGAGCAACTGGAACAGTATTTTGCCGGTTTGTATCGCAACCTGACCGAAATCGCCTTTGAGATCACTGATGTCTTGCCCGCCGGTGATCAGGCCGCCATCAGTTGGCAGATGAAGTATTGTCACCCCAAGTTGAACCGGGGTCAGAGTATCAGCGTCGATGGTATCAGCCTCATCAAGTTTGGCGACAAAATCCATTACCACAGGGATTATCTGGATCTGGGGCAGATGCTCTATGAACAGTTGCCACTGCTGGGCTCAGTGGTGCGCATGGTCAAGGGCAGGGCAAGCCGATGA